One window of the Sparus aurata chromosome 17, fSpaAur1.1, whole genome shotgun sequence genome contains the following:
- the LOC115567117 gene encoding trypsin-3-like, with amino-acid sequence MKLFLLLALCGRAVALEGDDKIVGGHECPKNSVPYQVSLWTGYNFCGGTLLSEEWVLSAAHCKTKSDVEVRLGEHDLWESDGTEQHIMSAKFIRHPDYDSRTQDSDIMLIKLSQPATLNSFVRLATLPSKCASDGTMCQTSGWGSLRPSDEGSRYPHQLQCLDVPLLSDDTCFNAYPFQITENMICAGYLEGGKDSCQGDSGGPMMCDGEVQGVVSWGHGCAQRNKPGVYTKVCNYISWIKNTMASG; translated from the exons ATGAAGCTTTTCCTTCTTCTGGCTCTCTGTGGCAGGGCAG TAGCCCTGGAGGGAGATGATAAGATTGTTGGAGGGCACGAGTGTCCAAAGAATTCTGTGCCCTACCAAGTGTCTCTCTGGACCGGGTACAACTTCTGCGGTGGGACTCTTCTGTCTGAGGAGTGGGTGCTCTCTGCTGCACACTGCAAAACAAA GTCAGATGTTGAAGTTCGACTGGGAGAGCATGACCTCTGGGAATCCGACGGGACTGAGCAGCACATCATGTCTGCCAAGTTTATCCGCCACCCTGATTATGACTCCCGCACTCAGGACAGTGATATCATGCTGATCAAACTGAGTCAACCTGCCACTCTGAACAGCTTCGTACGCCTCGCTACTCTTCCATCAAAGTGTGCCAGCGACGGGACAATGTGTCAGACCTCTGGATGGGGGAGTCTTCGGCCCAGCGATGAGGGCT CGAGGTACCCTCATCAGTTGCAGTGCCTGGACGTCCCTCTCCTGAGTGATGACACATGCTTTAATGCGTATCCTTTCCAAATCACTGAAAACATGATCTGTGCTGGCTATCTGGAGGGAGGGAAGGACTCCTGTCAG gGTGACTCCGGGGGTCCGATGATGTGCGACGGGGAAGTCCAGGGAGTCGTGTCTTGGGGGCACGGCTGCGCTCAAAGAAACAAGCCTGGGGTGTACACGAAAGTTTGCAATTACATCTCCTGGATCAAGAACACCATGGCTTCTGGCTGA